A DNA window from Camelina sativa cultivar DH55 chromosome 17, Cs, whole genome shotgun sequence contains the following coding sequences:
- the LOC104759396 gene encoding putative nuclease HARBI1 has product MEDLLIQPTLDYYERYVHRGPYQTRGGLGWQNLRDRIQNDNAACLQLLRMSFAAFTELCNILSQNYGLQPTQNVSIEESVAMFLRVCGHNEVQRDIGLRFGRNQETVKRKFGEVLRATKLLAFDYIKTPTMQELRRIPQHLQADRRYWPFFSGFVGAMDGTHVCVKVKPELQAMYWSRHDRTSFNVMAICDMNMLFTYVWNGAPGSCHDTRVLSLAQDGDPEFPLPPGDKYYVVDSGYPNKQGFLAPYRSSRNRVVRYHLSQFNNGPPPGNKEELFNRSHASLRSIIERTFGVWKKKWRILRDDPRYGLEVQKRVIIATMGLHNFIRVSNFSDTDFFEDSSEVHRENEQNDSNEQDEVEREDRPYMANIRDNIADMLWDNRNNRF; this is encoded by the coding sequence ATGGAAGATTTACTTATACAACCTACATTAGATTACTATGAGCGGTATGTTCATAGAGGACCGTACCAGACAAGGGGAGGATTAGGATGGCAGAATCTTCGAGACCGTATTCAAAATGACAACGCTGCATGTCTCCAACTATTGAGAATGTCATTTGCTGCCTTTACAGAGTTATGCAATATTCTCAGTCAGAATTATGGTTTACAACCTACACAAAATGTTAGCATTGAGGAGAGTGTGGCTATGTTTCTTCGAGTGTGTGGGCATAACGAAGTTCAGCGTGATATTGGCCTAAGATTCGGACGTAATCAAGAGACTGTGAAGAGAAAATTTGGTGAAGTGTTGAGAGCTACTAAGTTGCTTGCCTTTGATTACATAAAGACGCCTACAATGCAAGAACTACGTCGGATTCCACAACATCTTCAAGCGGATCGACGATATTGGCCCTTTTTTAGTGGATTTGTTGGGGCAATGGATGGCACTCATGTATGTGTTAAAGTCAAGCCTGAACTGCAAGCCATGTATTGGAGTCGACATGATAGAACAAGCTTCAACGTAATGGCAATATGTGATATGAATATGCTATTCACATATGTTTGGAATGGAGCACCCGGTTCATGTCACGACACAAGAGTACTCTCACTTGCTCAAGATGGTGATCCTGAATTTCCATTGCCTCCTGGAGATAAATATTATGTGGTGGATTCAGGATATCCAAATAAGCAAGGTTTCTTAGCTCCCTACAGATCATCACGAAATCGGGTTGTGAGATACCACTTGTCACAATTTAACAATGGTCCTCCGCCAGGGAACAAAGAAGAGTTATTTAACAGATCTCATGCATCTTTACGTTCTATTATAGAACGAACTTTTGGAGtatggaagaagaagtggaggaTTCTTAGGGATGATCCGAGATATGGTTTGGAAGTGCAAAAGAGAGTAATTATCGCCACGATGGGACTCCACAACTTTATTAGAGTTTCGAATTTTTCGGATACAGATTTCTTTGAAGATTCTTCAGAAGTGCATAGAGAAAATGAGCAAAATGACTCAAATGAACAAGATGAGGTCGAGAGAGAAGATAGACCATATATGGCAAACATACGAGACAATATTGCTGATATGTTATGGGATAATCGAAataatagattttga
- the LOC104756771 gene encoding uncharacterized protein LOC104756771, with protein MALNEYTHEFDVKSQADDLFKDFMKELEDNDEVGIEAEDWEKRVITRNVISTDFLRKYNYKTYKVTATITPRGDGDGSRVKWTVKLEMIPGEIHVGPHINSPT; from the exons atGGCACTAAACGAATATACTCATGAGTTTGACGTGAAGTCTCAGGCGGACGACCTGTTTAAAGATTTCATGAAAGAATTAGAAGACAATG ATGAGGTGGGTATCGAGGCTGAGGATTGGGAGAAAAGAGTAATTACGAGAAATGTGATCAGCACTGATTTTTTGAGGAAGTACAACTACAAGACGTACAAAGTAACCGCCACCATTACTCCTAGGGGTGACGGTGATGGTAGCCGTGTGAAATGGACCGTCAAGCTCGAGATGATTCCCGGAGAGATCCACGTCGGCCCACACATCAATTCTCCAACATAA
- the LOC104756772 gene encoding uncharacterized protein At1g24010-like, with amino-acid sequence MTLGGYLSVEFDIKSPAFRFCQSYMAIAKPTRDQALVEELEVDLPTEKKRFQLRMMGFQISEWFKTITTPFINCTVDHEEAKSRNPDNYKKLEGTMTVIHTEGNDGGRAFWTVEYEKISDDIKDPRFIVDTITRYFQAMDERIFRMI; translated from the exons atgACACTAGGAGGATATCTCTCTGTTGAGTTTGATATCAAGTCTCCGGCGTTTAGATTCTGTCAAAGTTACATGGCGATAGCGAAACCCACAAGAGACCAAG CTTTGGTTGAGGAGCTGGAGGTTGATCTACCTACAGAGAAGAAAAGGTTTCAGTTAAGAATGATGGGCTTTCAGATCTCGGAGTGGTTCAAGACGATCACAACACCTTTCATCAACTGTACTGTTGATCATGAAGAGGCCAAGTCGAGAAACCCGGATAACTACAAGAAACTCGAAGGAACCATGACCGTCATTCACACAGAAGGTAATGACGGTGGCCGAGCATTCTGGACCGTAGAGTATGAGAAGATTAGCGATGACATCAAGGACCCACGTTTCATCGTCGACACTATTACAAGATACTTTCAGGCGATGGATGAGAGAATCTTTAGAATGATCTGA
- the LOC104756774 gene encoding MLP-like protein 423, producing the protein MGLSGVLHVEVEVKSPAEKFWVALGDGINFFPKAFPNDYKTIQVLAGDGNAPGSIRLITYGEGSPLVKISAERIEEVDLENKSMSYSIIGGEMMEYYKTFKGTITVIPKDGGSLLKWSGEFEKTSHEIADPHVIKDFAVKNFKEIDEYLLKQSA; encoded by the exons ATGGGATTGAGTGGTGTTCTTCATGTGGAGGTTGAAGTTAAGTCTCCGGCTGAAAAGTTCTGGGTAGCCCTTGGCGACGGCATCAATTTCTTTCCCAAAGCTTTCCCTAATGACTACAAAACCATTCAAGTTCTTGCTGGCGATGGGAATGCTCCAGGCTCCATTCGCCTCATTACTTATGGAGAAG GATCTCCACTGGTGAAGATATCGGCTGAGAGGATCGAAGAAGTGGATTTGGAGAACAAAAGCATGTCGTACAGCATCATCGGCGGCGAAATGATGGAGTACTACAAAACGTTCAAAGGAACCATCACAGTTATTCCTAAGGACGGGGGAAGCCTTCTGAAATGGTCTGGTGAGTTTGAGAAGACCAGCCATGAAATCGCTGACCCACACGTCATCAAGGACTTTGCTGTCAAGAACTTCAAAGAGATAGATGAATATCTCCTCAAGCAAAGCGCTTAA
- the LOC104756776 gene encoding protein kinase APK1B, chloroplastic-like isoform X1 has protein sequence MHFPLVSAWNKRRRSKSYDTDPCTFLFSIIFARWHKRIYRTAECWQIEDQASQPRKRRYGSSVYTLKEMEEATSSFSDENLLGKGGFGRVYKGTLKTGEVVAIKKMDLPPFKKADGEREFRVEVDILSRLDHPNLVALIGYCADGKHRFLVYEYMQNGNLQDHLNGIKEAKISWPIRLRIALGAAKGLAYLHSSSSVGIPIVHRDFKSTNVLLDSNFNAKISDFGLAKLMPEGKDTCVTARVLGTFGYFDPEYTSTGKLTLQSDIYAFGVVLLELLTGRRAVDLTQGPNEQNLVLQVRNILNDRKKLRKVIDAELPRNSYSMEAIAMFADLASRCIRIESKERPSVMDCVKELQLIIYTNSKGGLGGTIPTFRKL, from the exons ATGCATTTTCCACTTGTTTCAGCTTGgaacaagagaaggagaagcaaaTCTTATGATACGGATCCATGTACGTTCcttttctccatcatcttcgCCAGATGGCATAAAA GGATCTACAGAACAGCAGAGTGCTGGCAAATCGAAGATCAGGCGTCTCAGCCAAGGAAACGAAGATACGGGTCATCAGTTTATACCCTCAAGGAAATGGAGGAGGCCACAAGTTCCTTCAGTGATGAGAATCTACTCGGTAAAGGAGGCTTTGGCCGAGTTTACAAAGGCACTTTAAAAACAGGAGAG GTTGTTGCAATCAAGAAAATGGATTTACCTCCTTTTAAAAAGGCTGACGGAGAGAGAGAATTTCGTGTGGAGGTGGATATCTTGAGCAGACTTGACCATCCAAATCTGGTCGCTTTGATCGGCTATTGTGCAGATGGAAAACACCGGTTCCTAGTATATGAATATATGCAAAATGGAAACCTGCAAGATCATTTGAATG GAATTAAAGAAGCCAAAATAAGCTGGCCAATAAGGCTCAGGATTGCACTTGGGGCAGCAAAAGGACTAGCCTATCTCCATTCAAGTTCTTCTGTTGGGATTCCAATTGTTCACAGagatttcaaatccaccaacGTGCTACTAGACTCCAACTTTAATGCAAAG ATATCCGACTTTGGACTAGCAAAGTTGATGCCAGAAGGGAAGGATACTTGTGTGACAGCAAGAGTTCTAGGAACATTCGGCTATTTCGACCCAGAATATACATCG ACAGGTAAACTTACTCTACAAAGCGACATTTATGCATTTGGGGTTGTACTGCTAGAACTACTTACTGGACGCAGAGCAGTTGACTTAACTCAGGGCCCAAATGAACAGAACCTGGTGCTACAG GTTAGAAATATACTGAATGACAGAAAGAAATTGCGAAAAGTTATAGATGCAGAGCTGCCTAGGAATTCATACAGCATGGAAGCTATAGCTATGTTTGCTGATCTGGCGTCACGGTGCATCCGTATAGAGAGTAAAGAGCGACCATCAGTGATGGATTGTGTTAAGGAACTGCAACTAATAATCTATACAAACTCGAAGGGTGGTTTGGGTGGGACGATTCCTACATTCAGAAAGCTCTAG
- the LOC104756776 gene encoding protein kinase APK1B, chloroplastic-like isoform X2, producing MHFPLVSAWNKRRRSKSYDTDPWIYRTAECWQIEDQASQPRKRRYGSSVYTLKEMEEATSSFSDENLLGKGGFGRVYKGTLKTGEVVAIKKMDLPPFKKADGEREFRVEVDILSRLDHPNLVALIGYCADGKHRFLVYEYMQNGNLQDHLNGIKEAKISWPIRLRIALGAAKGLAYLHSSSSVGIPIVHRDFKSTNVLLDSNFNAKISDFGLAKLMPEGKDTCVTARVLGTFGYFDPEYTSTGKLTLQSDIYAFGVVLLELLTGRRAVDLTQGPNEQNLVLQVRNILNDRKKLRKVIDAELPRNSYSMEAIAMFADLASRCIRIESKERPSVMDCVKELQLIIYTNSKGGLGGTIPTFRKL from the exons ATGCATTTTCCACTTGTTTCAGCTTGgaacaagagaaggagaagcaaaTCTTATGATACGGATCCAT GGATCTACAGAACAGCAGAGTGCTGGCAAATCGAAGATCAGGCGTCTCAGCCAAGGAAACGAAGATACGGGTCATCAGTTTATACCCTCAAGGAAATGGAGGAGGCCACAAGTTCCTTCAGTGATGAGAATCTACTCGGTAAAGGAGGCTTTGGCCGAGTTTACAAAGGCACTTTAAAAACAGGAGAG GTTGTTGCAATCAAGAAAATGGATTTACCTCCTTTTAAAAAGGCTGACGGAGAGAGAGAATTTCGTGTGGAGGTGGATATCTTGAGCAGACTTGACCATCCAAATCTGGTCGCTTTGATCGGCTATTGTGCAGATGGAAAACACCGGTTCCTAGTATATGAATATATGCAAAATGGAAACCTGCAAGATCATTTGAATG GAATTAAAGAAGCCAAAATAAGCTGGCCAATAAGGCTCAGGATTGCACTTGGGGCAGCAAAAGGACTAGCCTATCTCCATTCAAGTTCTTCTGTTGGGATTCCAATTGTTCACAGagatttcaaatccaccaacGTGCTACTAGACTCCAACTTTAATGCAAAG ATATCCGACTTTGGACTAGCAAAGTTGATGCCAGAAGGGAAGGATACTTGTGTGACAGCAAGAGTTCTAGGAACATTCGGCTATTTCGACCCAGAATATACATCG ACAGGTAAACTTACTCTACAAAGCGACATTTATGCATTTGGGGTTGTACTGCTAGAACTACTTACTGGACGCAGAGCAGTTGACTTAACTCAGGGCCCAAATGAACAGAACCTGGTGCTACAG GTTAGAAATATACTGAATGACAGAAAGAAATTGCGAAAAGTTATAGATGCAGAGCTGCCTAGGAATTCATACAGCATGGAAGCTATAGCTATGTTTGCTGATCTGGCGTCACGGTGCATCCGTATAGAGAGTAAAGAGCGACCATCAGTGATGGATTGTGTTAAGGAACTGCAACTAATAATCTATACAAACTCGAAGGGTGGTTTGGGTGGGACGATTCCTACATTCAGAAAGCTCTAG
- the LOC104756775 gene encoding uncharacterized protein LOC104756775 codes for MAAVSISLAFSVDHLKPSQPTKFGFSSSYSSSSPRYPLLYSCKSHRSTSNLRFAFPPSHSPVSTVTETGDEQPTKSTGSYAFLEETFRTGRFLSNDELEKLKTLEGFAYFQELESGTMWVRVMRSDEMDSTVHLLAESFGESMLLPSGYQSVLRFLVKQYLIERREVLPHAVTLVGFFRKKTDGCSDGEEAEMAGTVEVCLDKRGANASPPSPTPPKESPYICNMTVKEDLRRRGIGWHLLKASEELISQISPSKDVYLHCRMVDEAPFNMYKKAGYEVVKTDTVLILLMLQRRKHLMRKKLPPCYTNPSDTVDIERSENHLIC; via the exons ATGGCGGCTGTAAGCATCTCTCTCGCTTTCTCTGTTGATCATCTCAAACCAAGCCAACCAACGAAGTTTGGATTCTCCTcgtcttattcttcttcttcgcctaGATATCCTTTACTCTACTCGTGTAAATCTCACCGTTCCACCTCCAACCTCAGATTCGCTTTCCCTCCTTCGCATTCTCCAGTCTCAACAGTTACAGAAACGGGAGATGAACAACCTACGAAATCGACCGGAAGCTACGCGTTTCTAGAGGAAACGTTTCGCACTGGGAGGTTTTTGAGCAACGACGAGTTGGAGAAATTGAAAACTCTCGAAGGGTTTGCGTATTTTCAGGAGCTTGAATCTGGGACGATGTGGGTTCGAGTTATGAGATCTGATGAGATGGACTCGACGGTTCATCTCTTGGCTGAGTCATTTGGTGAATCTATGTTATTGCCTTCTGGTTATCAGTCTGTGTTACGGTTTTTGGTTAAGCAGTATTTGATTGAGAGGAGAGAAGTGTTGCCACACGCAGTGACTTTAGTTGGGTTCTTTAGGAAAAAAACTGATGGGTGTAGTGATGGAGAGGAAGCTGAGATGGCTGGTACTGTAGAAGTGTGTTTGGATAAACGTGGCGCTAATGCTTCACCTCCTTCCCCAACTCCTCCTAAGGAATCGCCTTATATTTGCAACATGACTGTGAAAGAAGATCTTAGAAG GAGGGGAATTGGATGGCATTTGTTGAAGGCGAGTGAGGAACTGATATCACAGATTAGTCCATCAAAGGATGTATACCTGCATTGTAGGATGGTCGATGAGGCTCCGTTTAATATGTACAAGAAAGCAGGGTATGAGGTTGTGAAGACAGATACTGTTTTGATCCTTTTGATGTTACAACGGCGTAAGCATTTGATGCGCAAAAAGCTTCCACCTTGTTACACCAATCCTTCGGATACGGTAGATATAGAGAGGTCTGAAAATCACCTCATCTGCTAA
- the LOC104756777 gene encoding uncharacterized protein LOC104756777, protein MDPAGASVASDIGGEGEKFAVGNIYLIKVITGDEFRGIVMAYDPIPNFVFFEEGSKPRPGHLKNTRMVNASFITGVSYLGKAEDPLDTDKCSVDLHGLRAKEALAIRQAEADAERLGVGVTVEAQSIFDALSKTLPVQWENSDILVMKEVRVRSPYFSDCVFGGTDAANNRVKKVLDLERRRLQLGT, encoded by the exons ATGGATCCAGCAGGAGCATCGGTGGCCAGCGATataggaggagaaggagagaagttCGCGGTGGggaatatttatttaatcaaggTGATCACCGGAGATGAGTTCCGAGGGATCGTCATGGCTTACGACCCCATTCCCAACTTCGTCTTTTTTG AAGAGGGATCGAAACCTAGACCTGGGCATTTGAAGAACACAAGGATGGTGAATGCTAGTTTTATTACAGGGGTTTCGTATTTAGGCAAAGCTGAAGATCCGCTTGATACAGACAAGTGTTCTGTTGATCTTCATGGTCTCCGAGCTAAAGAGGCACTTGCTATCAG GCAAGCAGAAGCAGATGCTGAGAGACTGGGAGTTGGTGTTACCGTAGAGGCTCAGAGCATCTTCGACGCTTTGTCTAAGAC GCTTCCTGTGCAATGGGAAAACTCAGACATTCTGGTGATGAAAGAAGTACGCGTTCGTAGCCCGTATTTTTCAGATTGTGTCTTTGGTGGAACTGATGCTGCCAACAACCGAGTCAAGAAAGTG CTTGATCTGGAGAGACGAAGGTTGCAACTTGGCACATGA